Proteins found in one Enterococcus sp. 9D6_DIV0238 genomic segment:
- a CDS encoding nucleoside hydrolase has product MAKQKIILDCDPGHDDALALLMALASDKVELIGITTSAGNQLPEKTFDNTRKLLALANREDIPVAMGALKPLRRELIIADDVHGESGLDGAELPEPTAAAEKISGNDLLAKLLRESDEKVTIIATGPLTNIAIFLLSHPELKEKIELISFMGGACFGGNITPHAEFNIYVDPEAADIVVKSGVPTAMFGLDVTLKAQLFEEDIQEIRAIGNPVARTMADLLDFFNLTTTVPFLAEEGHIEGIHMHDPCAMAYVIDPSLFKVLPMHVEVETSETLALGSTVVDYDDLFKKEKNVLVGFDIDLPKFKALVIDTMSYFSK; this is encoded by the coding sequence ATGGCAAAACAAAAAATAATTTTAGATTGCGATCCTGGACATGATGACGCGTTGGCTTTATTGATGGCTTTAGCTTCTGACAAGGTGGAACTGATCGGAATCACGACCTCAGCTGGCAATCAATTGCCGGAAAAAACCTTTGATAATACACGAAAACTCTTAGCTTTAGCAAACAGAGAAGACATTCCCGTAGCAATGGGTGCATTGAAACCTCTTCGAAGAGAATTGATCATTGCTGATGATGTTCATGGGGAAAGTGGACTGGATGGTGCAGAATTACCAGAACCAACAGCAGCGGCAGAAAAGATCAGTGGAAATGACTTACTAGCGAAGCTATTAAGAGAAAGTGATGAAAAGGTGACGATCATCGCTACTGGTCCACTGACAAATATCGCGATCTTTTTATTATCACATCCGGAACTAAAAGAGAAGATCGAGTTGATCTCCTTTATGGGCGGCGCTTGTTTTGGCGGTAATATCACTCCGCATGCAGAGTTCAATATTTATGTCGATCCTGAAGCAGCCGATATTGTCGTGAAATCAGGCGTGCCAACAGCGATGTTTGGCTTAGATGTGACATTGAAAGCACAGCTTTTTGAAGAAGACATTCAAGAAATCAGAGCGATCGGTAATCCAGTCGCTCGTACGATGGCTGATTTATTAGACTTTTTCAATTTGACAACAACAGTTCCATTTTTGGCTGAGGAAGGTCATATCGAAGGGATTCATATGCATGATCCATGTGCGATGGCGTATGTCATCGATCCAAGCTTATTCAAGGTTTTACCGATGCATGTGGAGGTCGAAACAAGCGAAACACTTGCGCTAGGAAGCACAGTTGTTGATTATGATGATCTTTTCAAAAAAGAAAAAAATGTGCTTGTTGGATTTGATATCGATTTACCAAAATTCAAAGCCCTAGTAATAGATACGATGTCTTATTTTTCTAAGTAG
- the rbsK gene encoding ribokinase, with amino-acid sequence MNKVTVIGSINADTTLKMNYLPKHGETIHADELFTSGGGKGANQAIAAKRSGANTSFIGAVGADDTGKRMLDLLKKETIDVSGIKTLDDQTTGSAYVLLDSFGENSIIIHSGANNQITCEQVEENRNKIEESDFIIAQFESTIDSTIRAFELARAAGTKTILNPAPAIEQIPTQLLENTDMIVPNESEVEILTGIKITSEQSMIHAASSLHGLGIETVVITLGSAGAFYDQAGERGIIPAYPVKAVDTTAAGDTFIGAMAAILEKDFSNLEAAIRYGAKAASLTVQRYGAQPAIPYRSELDGFLVSK; translated from the coding sequence ATGAATAAAGTCACAGTCATTGGAAGTATCAACGCAGACACAACATTAAAAATGAACTATTTGCCCAAACATGGAGAAACGATCCATGCAGATGAATTATTTACATCAGGCGGAGGAAAAGGGGCAAATCAGGCGATCGCTGCTAAACGAAGCGGAGCAAATACAAGCTTTATCGGAGCTGTTGGTGCTGACGATACAGGCAAGCGAATGCTGGATTTATTAAAGAAAGAAACGATCGATGTCTCAGGGATCAAAACCCTTGATGATCAAACGACAGGCAGTGCATATGTATTGTTAGACAGCTTTGGGGAAAACAGTATCATTATCCATTCAGGCGCAAATAATCAAATCACTTGTGAACAGGTAGAAGAAAATAGAAATAAGATCGAAGAAAGTGATTTTATCATTGCCCAATTTGAGAGTACGATCGACAGCACGATTCGAGCATTTGAATTAGCCAGAGCAGCTGGGACGAAAACTATCTTGAATCCAGCGCCGGCGATCGAACAGATTCCTACGCAGCTACTAGAAAATACGGATATGATCGTACCAAATGAATCCGAAGTAGAAATTCTGACTGGAATAAAAATCACCTCTGAACAGAGTATGATCCATGCAGCCTCTTCTTTACACGGATTAGGAATAGAAACGGTCGTGATCACACTCGGTAGTGCTGGTGCTTTTTATGATCAGGCAGGAGAGCGGGGAATCATCCCAGCATATCCAGTAAAAGCAGTTGACACAACGGCAGCTGGGGATACATTTATTGGCGCGATGGCAGCAATTTTGGAAAAAGATTTCAGTAATTTAGAAGCTGCCATTCGCTACGGTGCAAAAGCTGCTTCACTCACTGTCCAACGATACGGTGCGCAACCAGCGATTCCTTATCGTAGTGAGCTAGATGGATTTCTTGTGAGTAAATAG
- a CDS encoding GNAT family N-acetyltransferase, with protein sequence MTILIRKMSESDWSEVRAIYQEGIETGTATFTTVDSIPDYSTWDGNHLIIGRLVATIEHQVVGWSAFSPISSRSVYSGVAEISIYTSSRYRRQGIGDQLMTAAIQESENNGLWTIQAGIFSENTASILLHEKHGFRIVGKREKIGKLGPKWKDTLLLERRSTFVGID encoded by the coding sequence ATGACAATACTAATTAGGAAAATGTCTGAAAGTGATTGGTCTGAAGTTAGAGCTATTTATCAGGAAGGCATCGAAACGGGTACTGCAACTTTTACAACGGTTGATTCAATTCCAGACTATTCCACATGGGACGGCAATCATTTGATAATTGGAAGATTGGTAGCCACTATTGAACATCAAGTGGTTGGTTGGAGTGCTTTTTCTCCAATTTCTTCTCGAAGTGTATATAGCGGAGTTGCTGAAATCAGCATTTATACTTCATCACGCTATAGAAGACAAGGAATTGGCGATCAATTAATGACAGCTGCAATTCAGGAAAGTGAAAATAATGGATTATGGACAATTCAAGCAGGGATTTTTTCTGAAAATACGGCAAGCATACTTCTCCACGAGAAACATGGTTTTAGAATTGTAGGTAAAAGAGAAAAAATTGGAAAATTAGGACCTAAATGGAAAGATACATTACTTCTAGAACGCAGAAGTACATTCGTTGGAATTGATTAA
- a CDS encoding helix-turn-helix domain-containing protein, giving the protein MEIGEKLRNLRVQKNLTQEELGERTDLTKGYISQLERDLSSPSMETFFNILEVLGITPEQFFSEQTLEQKIVYKDEDSTLYYDEENGYELKWLIPESNEKEMEPVLLTFDKNGEYKTFEPSLSETFIYVIDGAVSLTLGETRYSAKKGEAMYYQATEPHQLINYAKGKSRVLIVATESYL; this is encoded by the coding sequence ATGGAAATCGGTGAAAAGCTACGTAATTTGCGCGTACAAAAAAATTTGACCCAAGAAGAACTTGGTGAGCGGACGGACTTGACGAAAGGCTATATTTCGCAGTTGGAAAGGGATTTAAGCTCACCTTCAATGGAAACCTTTTTTAATATTTTAGAAGTATTGGGCATCACTCCAGAACAATTTTTTAGTGAGCAAACTTTGGAACAAAAGATCGTGTATAAAGATGAAGATAGTACGCTCTATTATGATGAAGAAAACGGCTATGAACTAAAATGGCTGATTCCAGAATCGAACGAAAAAGAGATGGAGCCTGTGTTATTGACTTTTGATAAAAATGGGGAATATAAAACGTTCGAGCCTTCATTATCTGAGACCTTTATTTACGTGATCGATGGTGCAGTCTCATTGACGTTAGGTGAAACGAGATACTCGGCGAAAAAAGGTGAAGCAATGTACTATCAAGCAACAGAGCCGCATCAATTGATCAATTATGCCAAGGGGAAAAGCCGTGTGTTGATCGTAGCAACAGAATCTTATTTATAA
- a CDS encoding ABC transporter ATP-binding protein, which yields MKKKIISFENVVKEYDDEKVLKNVSFEIEQGKFYTLLGPSGCGKTTILRILAGFADATEGDIYFDGQRINDIPANKRQVNTVFQDYALFPHMNVFDNVAFGLKIKKLSKAEIEKKVKDALRMVQLPGYETREISEMSGGQRQRVAIARAIVNEPKVLLLDEPLSALDLKLRTDMQYELRDLQQRLGITFIFVTHDQEEALAMSDVIFVMNKGHIVQSGTPVDIYDEPINHFVADFVGESNIVNGTMIEDNLVEFVGKRFECVDGGMRKNEPVEIVLRPEDLTITSADKGKLVVTVDTQLFRGVHYEIICHDEDHNEWMVHSTRKATEGAKVGLFFEPEDIHVMRFNESEEDFDARLESYEE from the coding sequence GTGAAAAAAAAGATCATTTCATTTGAAAATGTAGTGAAAGAATATGATGATGAAAAAGTACTAAAAAATGTCAGCTTTGAGATTGAACAGGGGAAATTTTATACGCTCCTTGGGCCTTCTGGTTGCGGGAAGACAACAATCTTACGTATTTTAGCTGGATTTGCAGATGCGACAGAAGGAGATATCTATTTTGATGGTCAGAGAATCAATGATATTCCTGCTAATAAGCGTCAGGTAAATACTGTATTTCAAGATTACGCGCTATTTCCTCATATGAATGTGTTTGATAATGTCGCTTTTGGGTTGAAAATCAAAAAGCTATCAAAAGCAGAAATAGAGAAAAAAGTCAAAGATGCTTTGCGAATGGTTCAATTGCCAGGATACGAAACAAGAGAAATCAGCGAAATGTCTGGTGGACAAAGGCAACGTGTGGCGATTGCCCGAGCGATCGTCAATGAGCCAAAAGTTTTATTGTTGGATGAGCCATTATCTGCGCTAGATTTGAAGCTGCGGACGGATATGCAGTATGAGCTTCGCGATCTGCAGCAGCGGTTGGGGATCACATTTATTTTTGTCACCCATGATCAAGAAGAAGCTCTAGCGATGAGTGATGTGATTTTCGTGATGAACAAAGGTCATATCGTGCAAAGCGGGACACCAGTGGATATCTATGATGAGCCGATCAATCATTTTGTTGCAGATTTTGTAGGGGAAAGTAATATCGTCAATGGTACGATGATCGAAGATAATTTGGTTGAATTCGTCGGTAAACGCTTTGAATGTGTCGATGGCGGGATGCGTAAAAATGAACCAGTAGAAATCGTCCTGCGCCCAGAGGATTTGACAATTACAAGTGCAGATAAAGGAAAATTAGTTGTTACCGTCGATACGCAGCTTTTTCGCGGTGTTCATTATGAAATCATTTGCCATGACGAAGACCATAATGAATGGATGGTCCATTCGACTAGAAAGGCAACCGAGGGAGCTAAAGTTGGGTTGTTTTTTGAGCCGGAAGACATTCACGTCATGCGTTTCAATGAATCGGAAGAAGATTTTGATGCTCGTTTAGAAAGCTACGAGGAATAG
- a CDS encoding ABC transporter permease — protein sequence MKTMRRIYSIPYAMWLLLFVITPVLMIIYQSFFDMNGQFTLENYRTYFTSGTYLSMTLNSVWYAFLITLFTLLISYPTAYFLTKLKHKQLWLMLVILPTWVNLLLKAYAFIGIFSIHGSINQFLGFAGVGPYQILFTDFSFLFVATYIEIPFMILPIFNALEEMNPSLISASRDLGASSVQTFQRVIFPLSLNGVKSGVQAVFIPSLSLFMLTRLIGGNRVITLGTAIEEHFMVTQNWGMGSTIGVILIVAMFFVMLLTGEKKKKGRVKE from the coding sequence ATGAAAACAATGCGTCGGATCTATTCGATTCCTTATGCGATGTGGCTGCTTTTGTTTGTGATCACGCCTGTTTTGATGATCATTTATCAATCATTTTTTGATATGAATGGACAGTTCACATTGGAAAATTACCGAACGTATTTTACATCAGGCACTTATTTAAGTATGACGTTGAATTCGGTTTGGTATGCGTTTTTAATTACCTTATTTACGTTGTTGATCAGCTATCCGACCGCCTATTTTTTGACGAAGTTAAAGCATAAGCAATTGTGGCTGATGCTGGTTATTTTGCCGACCTGGGTCAATCTTTTGCTGAAGGCTTATGCATTTATTGGCATTTTTAGTATTCATGGAAGTATCAACCAATTTTTAGGCTTTGCGGGTGTTGGTCCATATCAAATTTTGTTTACTGATTTTAGTTTTTTATTTGTTGCAACCTACATTGAAATTCCATTTATGATCTTGCCGATCTTCAATGCACTTGAAGAAATGAATCCTTCATTGATCAGCGCTAGCCGTGATCTAGGTGCGAGCAGTGTTCAAACCTTTCAACGGGTGATTTTTCCCTTATCTTTGAATGGAGTTAAAAGTGGGGTGCAGGCAGTATTTATTCCATCACTTTCTCTGTTCATGTTGACTCGTTTGATTGGCGGCAATCGTGTGATCACATTAGGAACGGCGATCGAAGAGCATTTTATGGTGACTCAAAACTGGGGCATGGGTTCAACGATTGGTGTGATTTTGATCGTTGCGATGTTTTTTGTGATGCTTTTGACTGGTGAGAAGAAGAAAAAAGGGCGGGTGAAAGAATGA
- a CDS encoding ABC transporter permease, whose translation MTKKKFKWSYLYLIVVFALLYAPIFYLIFYSFNDTDTMNQFTGFTLDNYKAVFEDTRLLIIVLNTFLLAFLSALLATIIGTFGAMGIYYTRRRKTRTTLMSFNNILLVSPDVIIGASFLIFFTAVGFISLGFASVLLSHIAFSIPIVVLMVLPKLQEMNDSMVDAARDLGANNIQVIKNIILPFLSPGIIAGYFMAFTYSLDDFAVTFFVTGNGFSTLSVEIYSRARQGISLEINALSALVFIFSMILVIGYYFISQDNLPKRMRKIRQEQSEVAKLK comes from the coding sequence ATGACAAAGAAAAAATTCAAATGGTCTTATCTGTATTTGATCGTTGTTTTTGCTTTATTATATGCACCGATCTTTTACTTGATTTTTTACTCGTTCAATGACACGGATACGATGAATCAGTTTACTGGCTTCACTTTGGATAATTATAAAGCGGTCTTCGAGGATACTCGTTTACTGATCATCGTACTGAATACCTTTTTGCTGGCGTTTTTATCTGCTTTACTGGCAACGATCATTGGCACATTTGGTGCAATGGGGATTTATTATACACGACGACGTAAAACAAGAACGACATTAATGAGCTTCAATAATATCTTGTTAGTTTCTCCGGACGTAATCATCGGTGCCAGCTTTTTGATTTTCTTTACTGCAGTCGGATTTATCAGTTTGGGCTTTGCTAGCGTATTATTGTCGCATATTGCCTTTAGTATCCCGATCGTTGTACTGATGGTTTTACCGAAATTACAGGAAATGAATGACTCGATGGTGGATGCTGCAAGAGACCTTGGTGCAAATAATATCCAAGTGATCAAAAATATTATTTTACCATTTTTGTCACCGGGGATCATTGCCGGCTATTTTATGGCTTTTACGTATTCACTGGATGATTTTGCGGTGACATTTTTTGTTACTGGAAATGGATTTTCAACGTTGTCAGTTGAAATCTATTCCCGTGCCAGACAAGGAATCAGCTTAGAAATCAATGCCTTGAGTGCCCTTGTCTTTATTTTCTCTATGATTCTTGTGATCGGCTATTATTTTATTAGTCAGGATAACCTGCCAAAAAGAATGCGTAAAATACGTCAGGAGCAAAGTGAGGTGGCTAAGCTCAAATGA
- a CDS encoding ABC transporter substrate-binding protein, giving the protein MRKLQSLFIGILAIILILFFGVRQLEKSSGMAGADTLTIYNWGDYIDPDLIRAFEKESGYKVNYETFDSNEAMFTKIQQGGTAYDITIPSEYMIQKMMKEKMLLPIDHTKLKGLNNIDMRFLDQEFDPQNKYSIPYFWGTLGIIYNDKFIDGNKVNHWDDLWRPELKDNVMLIDGAREVIGLSLNSLGYSLNSKNNQELREATDKLNKLTTNVKAIVADEIKMYMINEESAAAVTFSGEAAEMLDNNEHLHYVIPSEGSNLWFDNIVIPKTAKNVKGAYEFINFMLRPENAAQNAEYIGYSTPNKEAKKLLPKEISSDEQFYPSDEVIKHLEVYEDLGAEYLGIYNDLFLEFKMYRK; this is encoded by the coding sequence ATGAGAAAACTACAATCTTTGTTTATTGGGATATTAGCGATCATTTTGATTTTGTTTTTTGGTGTACGTCAACTTGAAAAATCAAGCGGCATGGCTGGAGCCGATACGCTGACCATCTACAATTGGGGCGATTATATTGATCCCGATCTTATACGTGCATTTGAAAAAGAGTCAGGCTATAAGGTCAACTATGAAACCTTCGATTCAAATGAAGCGATGTTTACAAAAATTCAGCAGGGTGGAACGGCTTATGACATTACGATTCCTTCTGAATATATGATTCAAAAAATGATGAAGGAAAAAATGCTGTTGCCGATCGACCATACGAAGCTTAAAGGGCTAAATAATATCGATATGCGTTTTTTAGATCAAGAGTTTGATCCGCAGAATAAATACTCGATCCCCTATTTCTGGGGAACATTAGGAATCATTTACAATGACAAGTTTATTGATGGAAACAAAGTCAATCATTGGGACGATTTGTGGCGACCCGAGTTAAAAGATAATGTGATGCTGATCGATGGTGCTAGAGAAGTTATCGGTCTGTCACTAAATAGTCTTGGCTATTCTTTAAATAGTAAGAATAATCAGGAGTTACGCGAAGCGACGGATAAATTGAATAAGCTGACAACGAATGTCAAAGCGATCGTCGCTGATGAAATCAAGATGTACATGATCAATGAAGAAAGTGCGGCAGCTGTGACATTTTCAGGTGAAGCAGCAGAAATGCTGGATAACAATGAACATCTGCATTATGTGATTCCTTCAGAAGGTTCGAACTTATGGTTTGATAATATCGTGATTCCTAAAACTGCTAAAAATGTCAAAGGTGCTTACGAATTCATCAACTTCATGTTACGACCGGAAAATGCGGCGCAAAATGCGGAGTACATTGGGTACTCGACACCGAATAAAGAAGCGAAGAAGCTTTTACCGAAAGAAATTTCTAGTGATGAACAATTCTATCCTAGCGATGAAGTGATCAAGCACTTGGAAGTGTATGAGGATTTGGGTGCGGAGTATCTTGGGATTTATAACGATTTGTTTTTAGAGTTTAAGATGTATCGGAAATAG
- the vanE gene encoding D-alanine--D-serine ligase VanE has translation MKTVAIIFGGVSSEYEVSLKSAVAIIESMKSIDYNVMKIGITEKGQWYLFEGTTDQIKKDRWFVDESCKEIVADFAKKSFALKNSKKIIKPDILFPVLHGGYGENGAIQGVFELLDIPYVGCGIGAAAISMNKIMLHQFAEAIGVKSTPSMIIEKGQDLQKVDAFAKIHGFPLYIKPNEAGSSKGISKVEQKSDLYKAIDEASNYDSRILIQKEVKGVEIGCGILGNEQLVVGECDQISLVDGFFDYEEKYNLVTAEILLPAKLSIDKKEDIQIKAKKLYRLLGCKGLARIDFFLTDDGEILLNEINTMPGFTEHSRFPMMMNEIGINYKEIIEKLLLLAVENHEKKLSEID, from the coding sequence ATGAAGACAGTTGCGATTATCTTTGGCGGAGTTTCTTCTGAATATGAAGTTTCACTGAAATCTGCTGTAGCAATTATTGAAAGTATGAAGTCTATAGATTATAACGTAATGAAAATTGGAATTACTGAAAAAGGTCAGTGGTATTTATTTGAAGGAACAACAGACCAAATAAAGAAAGATCGTTGGTTTGTTGATGAAAGCTGTAAAGAAATCGTAGCTGATTTCGCAAAAAAAAGCTTTGCATTGAAAAACAGTAAAAAAATAATCAAGCCTGATATTTTATTCCCAGTTTTACATGGAGGTTATGGTGAGAACGGTGCTATTCAGGGAGTATTTGAGCTATTAGATATTCCATACGTAGGTTGTGGTATTGGAGCTGCTGCAATTTCTATGAATAAAATAATGCTCCATCAATTTGCTGAAGCAATTGGTGTAAAAAGCACCCCTAGTATGATTATAGAAAAGGGACAAGACCTACAAAAAGTCGATGCGTTTGCGAAAATACATGGATTTCCTTTATATATTAAACCGAATGAGGCAGGCTCATCAAAAGGAATTAGTAAGGTAGAACAAAAAAGTGATTTATACAAAGCAATAGACGAAGCTTCAAATTATGATAGCCGTATTTTAATTCAAAAGGAAGTGAAGGGAGTAGAAATTGGCTGTGGTATTTTAGGGAATGAACAATTGGTCGTTGGAGAATGTGACCAAATCAGTCTTGTGGATGGCTTTTTCGATTATGAAGAGAAATACAATTTAGTAACAGCAGAAATTTTGTTACCAGCTAAACTATCAATAGACAAAAAAGAAGACATCCAGATAAAAGCAAAAAAACTATACAGATTGTTAGGATGTAAAGGATTAGCGAGAATTGACTTTTTCTTAACGGATGACGGAGAAATTTTATTAAATGAAATCAATACAATGCCTGGCTTTACAGAGCATTCAAGATTTCCGATGATGATGAATGAGATTGGCATAAATTACAAAGAGATTATAGAAAAACTATTACTATTGGCGGTGGAAAATCATGAAAAAAAATTATCTGAGATTGATTAA
- the vanXY gene encoding D,D-carboxypeptidase/D,D-dipeptidase VanXY, with protein MKKNYLRLINEDNKIKDFERPTHLVQAPFAQTNVLVDPMVAIQLEKLIKTTGLDSQIITIDGYRSKETQQALWDETIQEKGLEFAHKYVAKPGCSEHEIGLAIDLGLTTQENDFIRPSFTDSPVVDKFLEYMADFGFILRYQKGKESITKINYEPWHFRYVGTPHSSIIVQQNWVLEEYIEFIESIRGTAYEA; from the coding sequence ATGAAAAAAAATTATCTGAGATTGATTAATGAAGATAATAAAATAAAAGATTTTGAGAGACCAACACATCTTGTTCAGGCTCCGTTTGCACAAACGAATGTACTAGTTGATCCTATGGTAGCGATACAGCTAGAAAAACTAATAAAGACAACAGGTCTTGATAGTCAAATTATTACCATTGATGGCTATCGTTCAAAGGAAACGCAACAAGCACTTTGGGATGAGACGATTCAAGAAAAAGGGCTTGAATTTGCGCACAAATATGTGGCAAAGCCTGGATGCAGTGAGCATGAGATCGGCTTAGCTATTGATTTGGGTTTAACAACGCAAGAGAATGATTTTATTCGACCAAGCTTTACAGATAGTCCTGTGGTTGATAAATTTTTAGAGTATATGGCAGATTTTGGTTTTATTTTAAGATATCAAAAAGGGAAAGAGTCTATTACCAAAATAAACTATGAACCATGGCATTTCAGGTATGTAGGGACACCTCATAGCTCGATTATAGTACAACAAAATTGGGTATTAGAAGAATACATTGAATTCATTGAGTCAATAAGAGGAACTGCTTATGAGGCATAG
- the vanT gene encoding membrane-bound serine racemase VanT: protein MRHRANGIDLFRIFAAIMVVAIHTFPFQSIAPFLDEVITLTVFRVAVPFFFMITGYFLLGRLSLNFSYNNNQRVKKYLYKIGMIYLYSILLYFPLSLLNGTISLKMNILLLLKVFIFDGTFYHLWYFPASIIGTILVTLLLRSIGFKLTVAFSTCLYLVGLGGDSWYGITNQVPLLNKLYTFIFSWSDYTRSGVFFTPMFLCLGIFAYRVSKKLTTSKILNLLFYVFIIGMTFESIFLHRFTNVKHDSMYLLLPSCALLLFLMLLNWQPKLKVKESADLTLLVYILHPLVIVIVHSISKYIPILKNSLLNFLLVVVCSFILAQLLLNLKRKLRVSKQKIPFERASKEISASAIHHNINEIRKIIPKNTNIMGVVKANAYGCGMVEVAYELEKIGISFFCVATIEEAIALRKSGNQGDILILGYTHPNRINDIKKYNLIQSIVSEEHGKVLNLKKIPIRCHLQVDTGMHRLGVTPNVTIIQQMYLFSNLKIEGIYSHLGSSDSLEQESIARTNTQIFLFNNILSDLEQMGISYGYTHIQSSYGILNYPELSFDFVRIGILCYGFLSDYNSPTKIPIDLQPIVKVKASLITERIVEAGEYVGYGLGAKVEKRTRIGVVSIGYADGIPRALSNAKLTLEFKGQSIKQIGNICMDMMLVDLSEVEDISVNDELIVLSNISKIADEEQTITNELLSRLGSRLGIELN from the coding sequence ATGAGGCATAGAGCTAACGGCATTGATCTATTTCGAATATTCGCTGCTATCATGGTTGTTGCTATCCATACATTTCCTTTTCAATCAATAGCACCTTTTTTAGACGAAGTCATAACGTTAACTGTGTTTCGGGTAGCTGTCCCTTTTTTCTTTATGATTACAGGATATTTTTTGTTAGGAAGATTGTCATTAAATTTTTCGTATAATAATAATCAGAGAGTGAAAAAATATCTATACAAAATTGGAATGATTTATTTATATTCTATTTTATTGTATTTCCCGTTATCTTTACTAAATGGCACTATTTCATTAAAAATGAACATACTTTTACTTTTAAAGGTTTTCATTTTTGACGGTACCTTTTATCACCTATGGTACTTTCCAGCTAGTATAATTGGAACGATTTTAGTAACCCTACTGTTACGTAGTATAGGATTTAAATTAACAGTCGCATTTTCTACATGTCTATATCTAGTTGGACTTGGTGGAGACAGCTGGTACGGGATAACCAATCAAGTTCCATTGCTAAATAAACTGTATACATTTATTTTTAGTTGGTCGGACTATACGCGTTCAGGTGTTTTCTTTACGCCTATGTTTCTTTGCCTAGGAATATTTGCCTATAGAGTATCTAAAAAGTTAACTACATCAAAGATATTAAACTTGCTGTTTTATGTGTTTATTATAGGTATGACTTTTGAGAGTATATTTCTACACCGATTTACGAACGTCAAACACGATAGTATGTATCTCTTGTTGCCTTCATGTGCATTACTTTTGTTTTTAATGTTATTAAACTGGCAACCAAAACTAAAGGTAAAAGAATCAGCCGATTTAACGTTGCTGGTTTATATTCTCCATCCATTAGTTATTGTAATTGTCCATTCTATAAGTAAGTATATTCCGATATTAAAAAACAGTTTGCTAAATTTCTTGTTAGTAGTCGTGTGCAGCTTTATACTAGCTCAGCTTCTGTTAAACTTAAAAAGAAAGCTAAGAGTTAGTAAGCAAAAAATACCATTTGAACGTGCTAGTAAAGAAATATCAGCTAGTGCAATACACCATAATATTAATGAAATACGAAAGATAATTCCCAAAAATACAAATATTATGGGTGTTGTGAAGGCAAATGCGTATGGCTGTGGCATGGTAGAGGTAGCTTATGAATTAGAAAAAATCGGTATTTCATTTTTCTGCGTAGCTACTATAGAAGAAGCAATTGCTTTAAGGAAATCAGGAAACCAAGGGGATATTTTAATTTTAGGGTATACACATCCCAATCGCATTAATGATATAAAAAAATATAATTTGATTCAATCGATTGTAAGTGAAGAACATGGGAAAGTGTTGAATCTAAAAAAAATACCTATTCGTTGTCATTTACAGGTTGATACTGGGATGCATCGTTTAGGTGTTACACCGAACGTAACAATTATTCAGCAGATGTATCTTTTTTCCAATCTTAAGATTGAGGGGATATACTCACACTTAGGTTCTTCAGACTCATTAGAGCAAGAATCAATCGCTCGAACAAATACTCAAATTTTTTTATTCAATAATATACTAAGTGATTTGGAACAAATGGGTATTTCCTACGGTTATACTCATATCCAAAGCAGCTATGGTATTTTAAATTACCCAGAATTAAGCTTTGATTTTGTGAGAATAGGAATTCTCTGTTATGGATTTTTAAGTGACTATAATAGTCCGACTAAAATCCCTATAGATTTACAACCTATAGTAAAAGTAAAAGCCTCTTTGATTACAGAAAGAATTGTGGAGGCAGGTGAATATGTTGGCTATGGATTAGGCGCTAAAGTTGAAAAAAGAACAAGAATAGGTGTCGTTAGTATTGGGTATGCGGACGGTATACCAAGGGCATTATCCAATGCTAAACTTACGTTAGAGTTTAAAGGTCAATCAATAAAACAGATTGGGAATATTTGTATGGATATGATGCTTGTTGATCTGTCCGAAGTGGAAGATATTTCCGTGAATGATGAATTAATCGTGTTATCTAATATTAGTAAAATTGCTGATGAAGAACAAACAATTACAAATGAACTATTGAGTCGATTAGGTTCGAGGCTAGGTATAGAGTTAAATTGA